One Vicugna pacos chromosome 31, VicPac4, whole genome shotgun sequence genomic region harbors:
- the PNMA2 gene encoding paraneoplastic antigen Ma2, with the protein MALALLEDWCRIVSVDDQKSLMVMGIPVDCDESEIQKTLQEALKSLGRYRLLGKIFRKQENANAVLLELLEDTDVSVIPSEVQGKGGIWKVIFKTPNQDIEFLQRLNLFLEKEGQTISGMLRALGHEGVSPAAAPCASPSPGFLAHLLGQALAHAPQPLLPMRYRKLRVFSGSAAPAPEEEPFEIWLEQATEIVTEWPVAEAEKKRWLMESLRGPALDLMHIVQADNPSISAEACLEAFKQVFGSLESRRTSQVKYLKAYQEEGEKVSAYVLRLETLLRRAVEKRAIPRSIADQVRLEQVMAGASLSEILWCRLRALKDQGPPPSFLELMKVIRQEEEEEASFENENVEEPEDGDGYGHWDHEADD; encoded by the coding sequence ATGGCGCTGGCACTGTTGGAGGACTGGTGTAGGATCGTGAGTGTGGATGATCAGAAGTCACTGATGGTTATGGGGATACCAGTGGACTGTGATGAGAGTGAGATTCAGAAGACTCTCCAGGAGGCTTTAAAGTCTCTGGGCAGGTATCGACTGCTTGGCAAAATATtcaggaagcaggagaatgccaATGCAGTGTTATTAGAGCTTCTGGAAGACACTGATGTCTCCGTGATCCCCAGCGAGGTTCAGGGAAAGGGGGGTATCTGGAAAGTGATCTTTAAGACCCCTAACCAGGACATTGAGTTTCTTCAAAGGCTGAACCTCTTTCTAGAAAAAGAGGGGCAGACAATCTCGGGAATGCTCCGAGCGCTTGGGCACGAGGGCGTGTCCCCAGCCGCAGCACCCTGCGCGTCACCGTCACCGGGGTTCCTGGCCCATTTGTTGGGACAGGCACTCGCCCACGCCCCTCAGCCGCTGCTCCCCATGAGATACCGGAAGCTGAGAGTGTTCTCAGGGAGCGCCGCGCCCGCCCCCGAGGAAGAGCCCTTTGAAATCTGGTTGGAACAGGCCACTGAGATAGTCACAGAGTGGCCGGTAGCAGAGGCAGAAAAGAAACGATGGTTGATGGAAAGCCTTCGCGGCCCGGCCCTGGACCTCATGCACATAGTCCAGGCAGACAATCCGTCCATAAGTGCGGAAGCGTGTCTGGAGGCATTTAAGCAAGTGTTCGGGAGCCTGGAGAGCCGCAGGACCTCACAGGTGAAATACCTGAAGGCCTatcaggaggaaggagagaaggtctCCGCCTACGTGTTGCGGCTGGAAACCCTGCTGCGCAGGGCGGTGGAGAAGCGGGCCATCCCGCGGAGCATCGCCGACCAGGTCCGCTTGGAGCAGGTCATGGCTGGGGCGAGCCTTAGCGAAATCCTCTGGTGCAGGCTGAGGGCGCTGAAGGATCAGGGCCCACCCCCCAGCTTCCTGGAGCTCATGAAGGTCATCCgccaagaggaggaggaggaggcctctTTCGAAAACGAGAATGTTGAGGAGCCGGAGGATGGGGATGGCTACGGACACTGGGATCACGAAGCAGATGACTAA